The Pieris napi chromosome 14, ilPieNapi1.2, whole genome shotgun sequence genomic interval CATACCGCCCATGGaaactcaatgccagagggttcgcgagtgcgttgtcggccttttaggaATGGTCACTGTCTTGGTAAGGATTGAAATACACTTTAGAACAGTTTTGTAGCTATTGGCTGTGCTTAGTCGTATTTACATGAAACATCACTCCTTTTCTCCGTGGAATTGGAAACATCAAATCGGCCTTTTATAAGTTCAGACctcaaaaaccaaaaagttctCGACTGCCGAATTTCTATATAACTAACATGtctcaaaatataaaaacccaCAGCAATAGAGCTCTTCCCGTCGCTGGAGCGCGAGGGCGGAATCGTGACGTGCGGGACGGGCAGCACGGGCAGCTCGGGAAGTACGAACAACGGCGCGGGCAAGTTGGGCCACGTGAGGGAGGTGATCTTCGCCCTGCCCGCGTTGCAACTACATCTGCGGACCAGCCATCGCCAGCCGCAAGAAGTGCCTACTGAGAATGGTATGAATTGTGTTTCAATGGTTTTATTTCTCTCAATtaatctataattaaaaaaaaacaaaaaaaaaacagccttttaattcagatttatacatttaaacaaGTTTCTATTTCAATCTTCTTTACACAGATATACTAATCGGTGTGCCCTCCTTtgccaaattaaaaaaaatctaatagactatactaatattataaaaatgttttttttctatatttatttccaatatatttaaaaactatgtcTGATTGTGCGGAGCCGTTTGGACAAGCAGAATGTTGATCTCTCTGGCGTGCGATTTATccctgagttcgtaggttcgaaccctgGCTGTTCGCCAATTGACTTTCTATGTGATCATTTTACTCTCCGTAAGGTAAATGATACATGGTCCAAAATTTGATCCTGTAAAACATGCTTTAACAATTGAACAgaataaattaactttaatttcaGACCCAAAGCCGATAGTGGAGTGCAACTTCATAACAGAGTTCGAGGATCACATCTTCGTGTCGGTGGATGCCGAAGCCTTCCTCTTCTTGCACGACCTCATCTCTTCTTATATCAAGGAAAAGGATCGCGTGGTAAGTTGCTTTCAGTAATTTCTTATGAATTACCTTTTTTGATacgttgataaataaaataaatgacgcttagcaaaaaagaattactggGAAGTGTATAATCCTTCTAATTTAgtagcagtaaatgtaaattttgtgtaattaaaaaaaatggttgactgtaaagtcggtttaagGACGATAGTTAAACGTGACAACGACctaacaaaacattgatgaaatgaCTGCATACGTACGTACAGCGCAATCATACAGcgagcgtaacgggacaatgagcgtaacgggacagTGAGACATGCTGTTTCATGCATGTAGCCGGCGTTCATCGTTTTTTTAGACGTTGTCACGCCAAAAATCTATCGTTCATAAGTGAATAATTAagacttaattatttaattaattaagtcttaaatagaattaaatatatttaagacttaattaacataattattatctaaagATGCCGGGAGGCCGCGTGTCTCACAGCGACTCTACTCTAGTAATTCCACCACTGGACTATCGGGACTACCACTGCCTCACTTGGCACCTGGAACCTACCGTCAggtaatgtataaataatcataaatcttttaatatcaatttgtTGTCTTGTTCAaagtaatttcaaaatttaaaaataatatttatttaagtattctaCAATTTTATCGTATACCTTCAGATTCTAAcacaaattaccagcaaatagatttaatgtaactaaaaaatgcttaaaaagtaatataaaaactggTATCTTTATTAGACATAATGGCTTTGTTATTtctcttttatataaaagcatGGTATTCTTAAATTAGTACAGTTATCGAACCTAAGACAAATTAACCACTACAGATTACTATCGTGGGCGGGCAAATCTATCGAGCCCTACGGAGTGGATTACATCCTTCAAAAACTCGGCTTCAGCCATGCCCGGTCTACGATACCCAAATGGTTGCAGCGGGGTGCGTTAGACCCATTGGACAAACTTCTTTCTTTGCTTCTACTAAGATTGTTAGGGCAGCTGAAATAATGAGACATATTAGGAtatgaaacagacacagaaattgTTGACACagtgtttaatatattcaaattattatcaGTGTGACCATTTCTTTAAGTGTCAATCtaaaatgtttctttaaatttcCAAATATATCGTtagaatgttttaaatttatgattagaattattttaaatcttgaCATCACGTGACCAAAAGAGGGCAATCATTGGTGTAGctgaatttctttttttttaataaattgtgaaattaggcaattaaaactttaaatgacattgaaatttaaatctattagataaattttatctatGACCGAAAGTTATACGAAAAATGTTGTCTGTGgttaaataatcatattttttttaattttggctACGAATGTATGTTGGTCGGACCCATAGTGAATCTAGACTGaagttttatatgtaaaatatactcgggtcattattattactagattaaatgaaataaaaatataagttaaatttttgGCGTTTTTACGGGGTTATTTTTGTTCTTATAAGATTTAAAAGTCAAATCATctatttcaattaggcctagggcacttttgaaagtcaaaattacaagttaaaaatttactagtTACCCCTTCCTAAAGGTAGTTTCATATGGAGTaagaaactccatacttactcttttaaaatagtttttacaatattttgtaaacaattatttgatatatatatatatattttttcttactaaAGTGGAAAAATATAGCTTGCTGGCCCTAAGGTCGCCTGAAACACAGCTAATACAGCTAATCCAGATcatataaatagatattacacaaaattagGTGAGGTTCTCATAGTAGCTACTTAAAATAACCCCGCAAGGAGAGATATACTTATAACGAAAATTTCactagaaaattattaaaaaaagctaTTAACTTTATAACTATTGTACTAGCGAAAtgtaaactattatttattagtaggCGTTGAAGTTATtttgtgataaaaataatttaagtactACAATGTTATTTCAATTGGGAAACCGGTTTATTCAttccaattattttaatgtttcaaTGTAGGTATAGTAAATAGAAAAGTTTTCGAAATTTAAAcatggaatatttttttacatgacTATGGATACAAGTCCTTCGGTCAGGATATAGAATACAGTATACCCTATGAAGCAGTACCCCTATAACGCGATTCCATCTCcatataatagtttttgaattgttaaaaaaaatagttgtaCGAGAATACTGTTACGTGATTTCAACTGTATCTTTTTAACAATGTTAccagtaacattttttacatcACTCAATATTGGAATTGCGAAAACTTTTCTACAATGTTCTCTGGCGTCTTATAtcatattagtttttatatggCAAGGAATAATATTGGTGTAATAGAAGTTgttatttcgaaaaaaaatctacaattcaatattttttttaaacatggcAAGAGTTGGTgtgaagaaaacattttatattaatttatgacatttcaatttttttattttatacgatTTTTTGATAAGGAATGTAgcattattaatgtttttaagttgtattattttgtatagaaatCGAATTATGGTTTGAAATGCTTCTCGTAtactgaatatattttattacggaACATTATTTGTACATAATGAATgtgatataataaataataaataaagtttgatGTGTTTGACTCCACGTGACCTTTTTCCTAAAGTTGGTAATTActataatgaaatttattgGAAGACATCCAGCgacgaaaatttaattttggtcAAAAtgatcattttaattaaattctattaataatCTATCGAAGTCAACCGGCAAGAGAAGATACAACCATCGACTGGTTACTATCGAGATATTTTTCGATGTCTTTCTGCTTCAATAAAACATCGTTCAGATTTAAAGGGGGAAAGAGTtgcattgttttatttttaactttgaaaattttataattctaaTTGATGCATAGTTTTATGGAATACAAAAACAGGAGTGAGCAAGCTTTTTAATCAATAGaccaatttaatattttttggcgTTTCGTACATAGattaaatcttattaaatttaaacttatctATTAGGAGTTGTCgtgttaagtttttttattgttgttcaTGTTTTGTATCATACTGcctgtttatattattttaatgtcgACACAGTCTGTGAGCATATTAAGCATACagcttatttttaaaggtgaCTTAACTTAAATTTGCACTTTTCTTGAAAATCATCTCTTCCGCAGTCTTCTTTTTTTGTTTGCTTTTCTGACATTATGGATTAAAACTTGAGAGTTAAAATGTTTCGTATGGAataattttgaacaaaaatatcTCTATATAACTGAGAAAGAATATTGGGACAGTTCAAATGGACAGGACTTGAAAACGTTGATGGGGGCTATGGATTGTTACACACATTTAAATTGAGGCATTTAAATTGGCCACATTAAAATTGAGGCCTACAATAACATAAAATCATATGCTTTCTACTAAtgtccagccctgcgattctgataaggagggagcttatAGTTTactgtttatcagaatgccaaatcgtaaaatgactgcttcacgactgatttgagcgcgaccgccgctgcgaaaactgctatgcgagttcgaaaagtgagttacagattCGCAAGGCAGGTAAGCAGGGTGACGTTCAGAGTCGACATTTGATTAATTCCCACATgtaaaatccaatacattttagaCAGCATTCTACTTAACGCCATGTCTCGACTTTTCGacgatattttaaatgtacgtCAAGATATTTTACACACATTACTGCTGTGTTACAAGTCTGTCAACAAAggtatagtaaataattagacACAATcgcaaaataaacataatttatttcaataacacAATCAAGCGTTTACATAAGCTTGATAATAAGTTGATCTTAGCGTGAGATCCAtatttacaaacatttatggcatataatatattaaaattagttattaaCTATTGAATGGAGTGATTTTAccgaaaaattcaaatattagaAGACATTTAATAATTCGACCCAAAAGGTAAAATTTCTGTATAGtacgaattatatttttttatgtaacaggaggcaaacgggcaggaggctcacctgatgttaagggaTACCTCCATGGacacactcacattgccagaaggctcgcaagtgcgttgaaggctttttaaaattaattaatttttatttttttacaattggtacactcttttcttgaaagaccctatgTCCATAAAATGCTACCTTAACCTAGGGCCACTCTCAATAACTAAGAAACGAGTCTTATAAGAATTTCTAACATTTTGAATCATATTTctaattaatgtataataattattgagaTTGGCAAATATCACTTTTGTACGTTAGTTAAAAGGATTTATCAAAGTATCAGTAATCCTGCTATAACGCGGTAGATCGCGTTGTTGGATATCACGTTGTAGGAGTATTGAGAGAACCTGAcaaatcaatataaatttcacactacagaaatataacaTGATAAATCTTCGCGTTATACGAACACGTTATAGGGGGATTACTGTagctaaattattttagaaatgcAACTTTTtggctttattttaaaacattccatttacacgcacacatatttcatttctattttttaaaacatagttgtgctttaaacaaaaaagggTTGAAAATATTCCAATTTGAAGCAATTACGACGGccttattaaaaacttaatcaaGTTTTTatcacgtttatttattttcaaacgcCACGAGAGCGATAAGGACAAAACAATGGCTTCCGCATTGAACGAGgtcaatgaaatttttaatcgAACAAATAAAGTTCAAGCAAAGATTTCAAGGTCCCAGCGTATTTACCCTCaccaaatttatataaattttagaaaatCTTGTTATGACCGTTTAACAATATGtcagaattatatttatatttaaatttcaaagaaGGCAGTTCTtgtataaaaagttaaatttaaaatgtagttaTGCTATTTGGTTTAAATTGGTTATTTAAACTCAAACTTTGAAACAACCTTTACGTCCATTGCTGTATTTAAATTACCATAACCATTGGTAAatataaaccttttttttataaaacatcaaTAACTCTAGAAATAGCATTAAaccgatattttttattgatctcttcttttttcaaaaaccttttttaaattttagtccttcgagccggattactaataaagaaaatgtcaaatacccttgtttatttatcgataataaaatgttattacaacAAACCAATCCCGTGTAATATCAATTACTTCAAGAGAtaaatataagatattttaatgaattaagattaaattgaaaaatagttttagaGTGTTAATACCATATCACCGGTGCTTTAAGTGGGCGTGAActgacattttaatatttgtgaatATAGCACCTGGCCGTAGTTTTAGCACAAAGACATTGAAATGACCCAATACAATGAAATACACTGGCATTTTGTCCATGGTTCGTATGAATACTGACCAAAAAGCGATTTAAGCACATACGAATACTTGGCGCCGGCGCATAGATTTTAGTGAATAGTGAAATTCTGTGTAAAATCATATTCAACGGTTGGGATTACAGTTTGTACAAATTTGAGGAAGATAATGAGATAGGAATGTACTCCAAGTTCACCGCCACTTTCTGTCACCGTTTCTATTATCTTCTTCATTACTTCTGCGTGTCTGAAATATGTTATAGGTCATTATAACCTGTAGCAAATGTACACGCTATCATAATCTTATTCTCACATTTAATTTGATCACTAGATTAATTCAATACATGGAATGAAATTGCCagcaaaaataattgaaaataatttatttaaggaaaaTTGTCAGAAAATGATGACAGTTCCCAATATTTAACGTTccgtaataataattgttttaatgcaAGTAAGTAGCAACCTGCGACTCACGTACAGAAAGTCTTAGGTTCGAACTCGTCTTTGTGCTAGActatctatgtgcgtattAAAACTAGCTCGGAGGAGACCAGAgtaccttagacccaaaaaatcaaCGGCATTTGTCAGGCAcagcaggctgatcaccttttTACCTATTAGTAAAAGCAAATACCCACGAAGCAGATCTCTTactcataattttaattcttttgttaAACTATGCTTTCTTTggttaaatgaaattaatgaattagaaaatttacCGGCAAGGATGGACAGACGCCATCGAAGGCCCCGAGAGATGAGGATGCGTTTCCATGGTAACAGTCTTCTTGGCGTGGTCTTGAGATACGTCCTCATACATTTGCGATACGCTTAACAATTTACGCtcctgaaaatattatttatgtaatgttATACTGAATCTtgggtaatttaattttcactaataaaaagtacattgtttatttttatgggAGCTATCGGGTGTGCTGCCGACCTTTCAGGTAATGggacactcttttcttgaaggcccCTAAGTGGTATgggtttgtaaataaattttcaaataccAAAATTTTCTAGTGAATGCCTTCATATATGCACTACTttcctattattatattaaaggaaAACACTGAATTGTATACATATTctgttaaaaaatcaaataaaaacatcaaagAAAATACCTCATTATATCCAATGAGCCACAATCGTGGTGTCTGATAATATTTGTCGTACGTAATATGTAAGTCGTAGGTGCGCGTACGTACTATTTCGTCACCACTACCGGAAGGCGCTCGCCGCGATCCTTCTTCGGTGGGCTTTTTACTGCTTAGAGCTGTTGACTggaaaaatacatattgtaattcaataaatacaattaaaagatTTCTTCAAATATACAACTCTTATAGTTCTGGTTCTGGAAACTTACTGGATCCACCTCATCCAGTAGACCTGATTCCTGAAATAATTCCATATCCTCTGCCTCGCCATCCTCgccatcatcatcatcatcgtcAGGGTCTCCTGCTGCTTCATCACTGTCACCTGTCTCCGCTGCCTCTAAGGTCATTTCACACACCTAGAAGTTGataaattgtaattgaaacaattaattaatgtatgttaGCATATTGTGTTTTAGAGCATCATAACAAGACTACATTTTAGATTTAGttatcaatatataaaaaagttattaacagAGCTCAACTTTTAGAGAGTCTTATTCAGATTGTGAAAAACAAGGGATCAcaattagttatttttgtgaaaatcCAGGGGAATTTTGCAAATACCAACTTGGTGGTAATAGTCATTTGGCAATATAATGTCAAATCATAATACCAAATAGTTCTAGTCAACTTAATGTTGTAGTCCATAAAATCAAAGATCTTTTATttggaaattttattattatgttgatttttaatatattgataatatacaaaatcaacaatgaaaaaatttaaattgaaattatacCTTTTCCTCAATAGTAGGTGAGCCAGCAGAATCATAGTGGTGTGTGTCAACCCAGCCCCCATCCTCATCTTGCTCATCTTCTATTATCTTCTCATGGTCTTCACAATACTCTATCTATCAGCATTATAAAGATTTGTGTAAAGCTTTAagcacatatttttaataaattaatataatttttctaagACTTAAGAGAAGCCATTTCAATTAGTGGTTATACTTATAAGCatatatcataaattattcttaattcCTTTTACCTGTTTACATCTTCTATAGCAAGGCACATTTCTTGTAATAAGAAACTGTTTATCGGCTGGTAAATAAGGCTTAATTTTGCCTTCCTCACCCTTTGCCCATTGCCAAGTAGGACAGTGGTGCACAAGATGATCGCCAGCTGCTACAAACTCCTCAGGAGTTAGGACTCCAGTCTCTTGGAACTTTGATTCCTATTggataatgtatttttttaatacatcaatatatttttaaaagtaatatgtaGTTGTATATATTCTCATTATATTTGACTTAATTCTAACTATAGCAATGTTTGAGTTTAATAACACGTAAGAATACGTCGACGTTGGTATAAAGTACCTATGgcaatttaataatagatgTAGTGAAATCCATTGTGATTATACTGCTTTGAACTTGACATGTATCCGCCTCTTTGTGTACGATAGGcgaactaaattaatattattaataataaataagtataatattgcACCAACCTTCAGGACCGGAGTCAAATATCCCGCAACTCCCAGGGCTGTACCCTTCACAGTGTTTATTACACTctgcattatatattttgtctgCTTTTAAGCAAAACTTAGTCTAGTTAATTGCAACTATCCCGAATCTAGACAAAAGCCGGGGACAATTTTACATACTACATCAATCATCAACACTCGACGGCAAACGAAGACGAATCATGAAAGagtataaatgataaaatcaCTACCACAGACTAGTAAGACCGATTGTACTTTTGGACAATTGTACACTATCAAGCTGTCAAGCTGTCAGTTGTCACTAGAGACAACGCCAATATCAGCTGTTTATCTAGCTATCTGCTGGCCTGTTATAGCCAATAAGGCTCCTTAAATGATAGCTGCGCACTGCACATTGTACACTTTGAAATGTCAACATTTCATCAATAATTTTGCTGGTTGAGTGGTTGTTGAATCATTATTTTGCATAGATATTTGTGATTGCCCAAATTTaaagtcattattatttaatgttttgtagATTTTAGGGTTGATTAAGATTTTTCGTAATTTCATAATATCATAATGGATGACGTTTTAGATGAGGTGGTTTCATCGGAAGATTTGCAAGTAAGTACGACAGATACGATTTCTTTATGTTTTGAAACTGGTGACTCATGCATTTTTATGCACTTTTGTAGAAGTTCGAGAAAGTTTACCACGAACAGTTGCACCAAGGCAGAGTTACGCATAAAGCACAATTCGAATATGCGTGGTGTCTTGTAAGAAGCAAATATGCTGCAGATATAAGAAAGGTACCTGCATGTTTCATCATATTTTAATGAGACTAGTCATTGTTTTTAATCTTTTCAGTAAATACTTATGACGGTAAATCCAAATCAATTtgacttaataattatttatatatatatatatgtttttacaaaaaaataagcaAATGAAGTACAATTGATTTCTTAGACAGTAATTCATCTTTGCAATCTAAGCTTGATTGACAGTGTGATCAATATTATTagacacatttatttatagaagttttgtttcatttttattgtcttatgtttgtgaatatttaaaacaaagtaaAACAACAAGTATGAAGGAATAATCTTGATCTATCTGGATCTTGCTTTTATCTTAAGAATCTATTTACCCTGACACTGAGGAGTGATTAGTCTTGTACTTGAACCTCAGggtctaatataatattgtatggaAATGACATTACCTTACACTAGTCACATTTCAAgatgtaaatataatacctactgtaaataattttcagcTACCTCAACCCTTattcaatgtattaatttattacaggGTATTTTGCTTTTAAAAGACTTGTTCAATACACACGCAGAGGGGAAAAGGGACTACCTGTTCTACCTTGCTATTGGCAATGCTAGAATCAAGGAGTATAATAAGGCATTGCATTATGTAAAAGCATTCCTGGATATTGAACCAGCTAATCAGCAAGTTCTAGTGTTAGAGGTaagttattaatgtaattattaaactaaGAGAAGAAATACGAAtagtatttcttatttatttattataaattgtagaaATCATATTTGATGTTTACCTTCTTACAGTCATGTTAGTCTGTCTCTTTGTCTGAACTCGAAAACAATAATCAATTCACTTTAGTAAACTAAAAATCAACATGGAATCCAGAATCATTGTTAAACATCAAGTTTACCATTCATGACCATGTTaccttatattatgtatattaacaCACTAGCAGCTTAATGCAGCTtttccggaagcctattcTAGTCAGCCACTACTCAGTTTGGGAGAACATTCTTCAGGAAATTTGTGTTATATTTAGTGTCTTCTACTACAATGCTCGGCCCAATCATCTAAGCCACCCGTATTGCTTAATATTTGGAGAGGAgatttccaaaaaaatatcgaaaatatatgttaaagaTTGAATGTGAAATCTGTAGTGAGTTacattttgttaaaacaaccagataaattatttaatcagtAATATTAATGGTTAATGTAATTAACGAAATGGCTATTATTGCTTGAAGTACCTtgacattgtttttatttgagtaCAATGCcctattttgtaataaacaaatatttaagataTGCAGTCAAAATTTTCCCTTTGACacaagttatttattattgcattATTAACTCATGCATATGCAAGGCTGTAGCAGTTTTAATGAATGGcagattttataagaaaacaataataatttgcccgtttataatgcttaataaatatcaattaatgaatgaaatgaatttattttttctaaagtaTCTTTTCTCAGGGGtgcaagtataaataaatcccAATGAAATGCTGGAACTAACAAGTAATGttgtttgataataaaacaattttttaccggattgaagttatgtatttacaattatttttcataattttaaatttaacgtttcgcgtgctttacagcgtgcgtgctCACGGTGACAACGCTGTAAATCatcaaattattatcaaataaataaattattttcaaatgtgtgaaagttatgtcaataaaagacaatgcCAAATAATGTGGTTTTCAAatgtaatgttataaatttcaGCGTCAAATTAACAAACGTATGGAAAAGGAAGGTTTAATTGGCATTGCAGTGGCGGGAGGTGCAGTGTTGGCTATTGGCAGTCTGGTCGGCCTTGGTATAGCACTTGCTAGCAAGAAATAGCATTTGGCCTGTCTGTAAGTTACT includes:
- the LOC125055798 gene encoding ubiquitin-like-conjugating enzyme ATG3, giving the protein MQSVINTVKGTALGVAGYLTPVLKESKFQETGVLTPEEFVAAGDHLVHHCPTWQWAKGEEGKIKPYLPADKQFLITRNVPCYRRCKQIEYCEDHEKIIEDEQDEDGGWVDTHHYDSAGSPTIEEKVCEMTLEAAETGDSDEAAGDPDDDDDDGEDGEAEDMELFQESGLLDEVDPSTALSSKKPTEEGSRRAPSGSGDEIVRTRTYDLHITYDKYYQTPRLWLIGYNEERKLLSVSQMYEDVSQDHAKKTVTMETHPHLSGPSMASVHPCRHAEVMKKIIETVTESGGELGVHSYLIIFLKFVQTVIPTVEYDFTQNFTIH
- the LOC125055799 gene encoding mitochondrial fission 1 protein; translation: MDDVLDEVVSSEDLQKFEKVYHEQLHQGRVTHKAQFEYAWCLVRSKYAADIRKGILLLKDLFNTHAEGKRDYLFYLAIGNARIKEYNKALHYVKAFLDIEPANQQVLVLERQINKRMEKEGLIGIAVAGGAVLAIGSLVGLGIALASKK